In one window of Chryseobacterium phocaeense DNA:
- a CDS encoding CPBP family intramembrane glutamic endopeptidase has translation MNIIKEYTGKQSLIQFGLIFSIVIAVFFLGLIEWTDMLAVVILAGMAQIYSSLERNTKYPRFLYHGLAVLILGVCFAVYQHIIPGFNNVLYFDKIKVSEDAVPFTMYFNVDKLLAGLILLLFIIPLKTNFREGVKKIWPLFLMTIVLLLSLATLFHFVRFDFKLRSYFLIWGINNLFIVCMAEEVLFRGFLQRHLSVLKIRYSGVIAIVVAGLGFGLLHWQGGAAYVSYAAVAGIMYGWMYHRSQNIFLNILAHFLFNLIHIIFFTYPFLQ, from the coding sequence ATGAATATTATAAAAGAATACACCGGAAAACAGAGCCTGATACAGTTTGGATTGATATTCTCCATTGTGATTGCTGTATTTTTTCTCGGGCTTATTGAGTGGACCGATATGCTGGCGGTTGTAATACTGGCAGGTATGGCTCAGATTTATTCTTCATTAGAAAGAAATACAAAGTATCCCCGTTTTCTTTACCATGGCCTTGCAGTGTTGATTCTTGGGGTTTGTTTTGCCGTGTATCAGCATATCATTCCTGGATTTAACAATGTCTTGTATTTTGATAAGATCAAAGTTTCCGAAGATGCGGTTCCTTTTACCATGTACTTTAATGTGGATAAGCTGTTGGCCGGACTGATCCTTCTGCTATTTATTATTCCTTTAAAAACAAATTTCCGGGAAGGGGTGAAGAAAATCTGGCCGCTTTTTCTGATGACCATTGTTCTTCTTCTCAGCCTGGCAACACTGTTTCATTTTGTAAGATTTGATTTTAAGCTTCGTTCCTATTTTCTTATTTGGGGAATCAATAATCTTTTCATTGTATGTATGGCGGAGGAGGTTCTGTTCAGGGGATTTCTGCAAAGACATCTGTCAGTACTGAAGATCAGATATTCAGGTGTTATAGCTATTGTGGTGGCTGGTTTAGGCTTTGGTCTTCTGCACTGGCAGGGGGGAGCTGCTTATGTATCTTATGCTGCAGTAGCAGGGATCATGTATGGGTGGATGTACCATCGGTCGCAAAACATCTTCCTGAACATCCTGGCTCATTTTCTGTTTAATCTCATCCATATTATCTTTTTTACGTATCCGTTTCTGCAATAA
- a CDS encoding AAA family ATPase, whose protein sequence is MNLYNLIIQDKEEVTLNDVFLGNSNRDQLVQLIKEHTYVKELQEYGLPVNNKILLQGNSGCGKTMTAKAVANALGKNILILNLSNIVSSRIGETSQNIKMIFDKAARERSVLFLDELDQIGKARGSDDKDVGEMRRLVNTLIQLIDYYPENALLLCATNHAEIIDTALLRRFQLKINYEMPSAEFLDTFYDELLSKFPEDLRNIERKYNVSFAEAKDHTFTAVKSALIRKLESREITQP, encoded by the coding sequence ATGAATCTGTATAATCTCATCATTCAGGATAAAGAGGAAGTTACCCTCAACGATGTATTTCTCGGCAACAGCAACAGAGACCAACTGGTGCAGCTTATCAAGGAACACACTTACGTTAAAGAATTACAGGAATACGGACTTCCGGTGAATAACAAGATCCTGCTGCAGGGAAATTCAGGATGCGGAAAAACCATGACAGCGAAGGCGGTGGCCAATGCATTGGGTAAAAATATCCTGATTCTTAACCTGAGCAATATTGTTTCTTCCCGTATTGGAGAGACTTCCCAGAATATTAAAATGATTTTTGACAAAGCCGCAAGGGAAAGGTCGGTTTTATTTCTGGATGAACTGGACCAGATCGGAAAAGCAAGAGGCAGTGATGACAAAGATGTAGGCGAGATGAGAAGACTGGTGAATACGCTGATCCAGCTGATTGATTATTATCCGGAAAATGCCCTGCTGCTCTGTGCAACCAATCATGCAGAAATCATTGACACAGCCCTGTTAAGACGCTTTCAGCTAAAAATCAATTATGAAATGCCTTCCGCAGAGTTCCTGGATACTTTTTATGATGAACTTCTTTCTAAGTTCCCGGAAGATCTCAGAAATATTGAGCGCAAGTACAACGTTTCGTTTGCCGAAGCGAAAGACCATACGTTTACTGCCGTAAAATCGGCTCTGATCAGAAAACTGGAATCCCGGGAAATTACACAGCCATGA
- a CDS encoding YggS family pyridoxal phosphate-dependent enzyme, whose translation MKENILLNLETICQRIQKACEKTGRHPDDVKLLLATKTVSAEHIKTALENGTTLIAENKVQELKEKYDDLKDTPHENHFIGHLQTNKIKDILKYDVVCVQSLDRLDLAEKLHQRLLSEGKTIEVLIQVNTSQEESKFGAHPDEAVELTRKVSEFSTLKIKGLMTIGLFSAETEKVRTCFKILKNLQQEIILQNIPNVEMKELSMGMSGDLETAIEEGATIVRVGTAVFGARIYPDSFYWNEGKGE comes from the coding sequence ATGAAAGAAAATATCCTCCTGAACCTTGAGACTATCTGCCAAAGAATACAAAAAGCGTGTGAAAAGACCGGCAGACATCCTGACGACGTAAAACTCCTGCTCGCTACGAAGACTGTTTCTGCAGAACATATTAAAACAGCATTAGAGAACGGAACAACTTTAATTGCCGAAAATAAAGTTCAGGAGCTGAAGGAAAAATATGACGACCTGAAAGATACTCCGCATGAAAATCATTTCATTGGGCATTTACAGACGAATAAAATTAAGGACATTCTGAAATATGATGTGGTTTGTGTACAGTCCCTGGATCGCCTGGATCTGGCAGAAAAGCTTCACCAAAGACTTTTATCTGAAGGAAAAACCATAGAAGTTCTGATTCAGGTGAATACTTCCCAGGAAGAAAGCAAATTCGGGGCACATCCTGATGAGGCTGTTGAACTTACCCGAAAAGTGTCTGAATTCAGCACACTGAAGATCAAAGGCCTGATGACCATCGGTCTTTTCAGTGCGGAAACAGAAAAAGTAAGAACTTGCTTTAAAATCCTAAAAAACCTTCAGCAGGAAATTATCCTCCAGAATATCCCCAACGTAGAAATGAAAGAGCTTTCCATGGGCATGAGCGGTGATCTGGAAACCGCTATTGAGGAGGGTGCTACTATTGTGAGAGTGGGAACTGCGGTGTTTGGGGCGAGAATTTATCCGGATAGCTTTTACTGGAATGAAGGGAAAGGGGAGTGA
- a CDS encoding S41 family peptidase translates to MKHVKAVIITSLFALITQSAYAQSCDCTKNYNWVKKTFEENDAGFEYALKQKDSQAYEAHNKATSEKVKSAKTFSECGPLLYEWLSFFRSGHIAIRPIKKESSQPSANEKTEKQFPDWESLPTNTQDFKTYLDKKKASDYEGIWVTEPYTIGIKKQGDQYVGFIIESGAENWTKGQVKLKINMADGKMSSVYYMRDRSKVESKEITLTGKNHLQIGDFSLSRVYPRIQNDPKHTQYFKSVSAGQPYIEKLNETTLYLRIPSFQASQKQKIDSVIAANKDKIIATENLIIDIRNGTGGSDANYSSILPLIYTNPIRTVGVEYLSTKLNNQRMMDFINKPEYGFSEENKKWAKNAFDTLEKEHGKFVNLNENIVSITKYDKVYPHPKNVGIIINQANGSTDEQFLLAAKQSRKVKLFGTTTYGVLDVSNMYYVPSPCKEFELGYSLSRSMRIPDFTIDGKGLQPDFYLDRSIPVHEWTEYVNAVLNGK, encoded by the coding sequence ATGAAACATGTAAAAGCCGTAATAATTACTTCTTTATTTGCCTTAATTACCCAATCAGCTTATGCCCAAAGCTGTGATTGCACCAAAAACTACAATTGGGTAAAAAAAACGTTTGAAGAAAACGATGCCGGTTTTGAATACGCATTAAAGCAGAAAGACAGCCAGGCTTACGAAGCACATAATAAAGCCACCTCAGAAAAAGTAAAGTCTGCGAAAACATTTAGTGAATGCGGTCCTCTTCTCTATGAATGGCTTAGCTTTTTCCGTTCGGGACATATTGCGATACGTCCGATCAAAAAGGAATCATCCCAACCGTCTGCAAACGAAAAAACAGAAAAACAATTTCCAGACTGGGAAAGCCTGCCGACAAATACACAGGATTTCAAAACATATCTGGATAAAAAGAAAGCATCTGATTATGAAGGGATCTGGGTAACTGAACCTTATACCATCGGAATAAAAAAACAGGGAGATCAGTATGTAGGCTTTATCATAGAATCCGGGGCAGAAAACTGGACAAAAGGACAGGTAAAGCTAAAAATCAATATGGCGGATGGTAAAATGAGTTCTGTTTATTATATGCGTGACCGCTCTAAGGTGGAATCCAAAGAGATCACCTTAACCGGGAAAAATCACCTGCAGATCGGGGACTTCAGCCTTTCAAGAGTTTATCCCAGGATTCAGAATGATCCTAAACATACCCAATATTTTAAATCGGTAAGCGCTGGTCAGCCCTATATAGAGAAATTAAACGAAACCACTCTATACCTGAGAATTCCATCTTTTCAGGCGTCACAAAAACAAAAAATTGACAGTGTGATTGCTGCCAACAAAGATAAAATTATTGCGACTGAAAATCTGATCATTGATATCAGAAACGGAACCGGCGGCAGTGATGCCAATTACAGCAGCATTCTTCCGTTGATTTATACAAATCCGATCAGAACCGTTGGTGTAGAATATTTATCTACAAAACTAAACAATCAGCGAATGATGGATTTCATCAACAAACCGGAATACGGATTTAGTGAGGAGAATAAAAAATGGGCCAAAAACGCTTTTGATACACTGGAAAAAGAACATGGAAAATTTGTGAATCTCAATGAAAATATAGTGAGCATCACGAAGTATGACAAGGTTTATCCGCATCCAAAGAACGTTGGAATTATTATTAATCAGGCCAACGGAAGCACGGACGAGCAGTTTTTACTGGCAGCCAAACAAAGCAGAAAAGTAAAATTATTTGGAACCACTACTTATGGTGTTCTGGATGTTTCGAATATGTATTACGTTCCTTCTCCCTGTAAAGAATTTGAATTAGGCTATTCACTTTCAAGAAGTATGCGTATCCCGGATTTTACAATAGATGGAAAAGGATTACAGCCGGATTTTTATCTGGACAGAAGCATTCCGGTGCATGAGTGGACGGAGTATGTGAATGCTGTACTGAATGGGAAGTGA
- the gcvP gene encoding aminomethyl-transferring glycine dehydrogenase produces the protein MNTEQFVSRHISLNEADKQAMLERLGVSGIEELISQTIPSSIRLEKDLEISAPLSEYEMLNHSKDLASKNTDYTSYIGFGYHNTLLPSAIQRNIFENPSWYTAYTPYQAEIAQGRLEALLNFQTVVCDLTGFELANASLLDESTAAAEAMHMFFNNRTKDQKKANANKFFVSDLVLPQTVAVLKTKAEGLEIEIVEGDHKTHQFDGTYYGVLLQYPGKNGIVLDYTEDIVEYKKLDLQVVVACDPMALVKLKSPASMGADCAVGTSQRFGIPLGYGGPHAAFFSCREDYKRDIPGRIIGVSQDMYGKRALRMALQTREQHIKRERATSNICTAQVLLAVMAGMYAVYHGPKGLNYIADQIHFKANALKSGLKALGYQVVEEPIFDTVKITMSEDEKGRLTRMMLDHRLNLNYFTEGVVSIAINESTTLEKLNYLMASFAQFKDKQTFKLEIKEGYSIPEELLRKDEILTEQVFNKYHTETELMRYIKRLERKDLSLTHSMISLGSCTMKLNAATQMLPLSWADWGSVHPFVPVDQAGGYQEMIKELEKDLAEITGFAGTSLQPNSGAQGEYAGLMVIREYHISRGEGHRNVVLIPQSAHGTNPASAAMAGMKIVVVKNLENGEIDFEDLKAKTEQHSENLSCVMITYPSTYGFFDANIKEITSLIHEHGGQVYMDGANMNAQVGFTIPGNIGADVCHLNLHKTFAIPHGGGGPGVGPICVAKHLVPFLPSNANIKIGSKEAIDGISAAPYGSGLILNISYSYIKMLGTDGLKKATGHAILNANYLKEILAEHFPILYSNENGRVAHECIVDFRQFKSLGIEVADVAKRLMDYGFHAPTVSFPVAGTLMIEPTESESKSEIDRFAEALISIKKEIDEIGNGEADPANNVLKNAPHTEQLVISDSWDKPYSREKAAYPLEWVRDHKFFASVSRVDEAYGDRNLVCTCEPIEAYM, from the coding sequence ATGAATACAGAACAGTTTGTGAGCCGTCACATTTCCCTTAATGAAGCCGATAAACAGGCAATGTTGGAAAGATTGGGCGTTTCAGGTATTGAAGAACTAATTTCTCAGACTATTCCTTCCTCTATCCGTTTGGAGAAGGATCTTGAGATCTCCGCACCGCTTTCAGAATACGAAATGCTGAACCATTCAAAGGACCTGGCATCGAAGAATACGGATTATACGAGCTATATTGGTTTTGGATACCATAATACACTTTTGCCGTCCGCTATTCAGAGAAACATCTTTGAAAATCCAAGCTGGTATACGGCGTATACTCCTTATCAGGCGGAAATTGCACAGGGAAGACTGGAAGCGCTTTTGAATTTCCAGACGGTAGTATGTGACCTTACAGGTTTCGAGCTGGCTAATGCTTCTCTTCTGGATGAATCTACAGCGGCTGCCGAAGCTATGCACATGTTCTTTAATAACAGAACGAAGGATCAGAAAAAAGCAAATGCCAACAAATTCTTTGTTTCCGATCTTGTTTTACCTCAAACCGTTGCCGTTTTGAAGACAAAAGCAGAAGGTTTGGAAATCGAAATTGTGGAAGGCGATCACAAAACCCACCAGTTTGACGGGACCTATTACGGGGTCTTATTACAGTATCCTGGTAAAAACGGGATCGTTCTGGATTACACTGAAGATATTGTAGAATATAAAAAATTAGATTTACAGGTGGTAGTGGCTTGTGATCCGATGGCTTTGGTTAAACTGAAATCACCGGCTTCCATGGGTGCTGACTGTGCGGTAGGAACTTCACAGAGATTTGGTATTCCATTGGGTTATGGAGGTCCTCACGCTGCATTTTTCTCTTGCAGGGAAGATTACAAAAGAGATATTCCGGGAAGAATCATCGGGGTTTCTCAGGATATGTACGGAAAACGTGCATTGAGAATGGCGCTTCAGACCAGAGAGCAGCATATTAAAAGAGAAAGAGCAACTTCCAATATTTGTACTGCGCAGGTACTTCTTGCAGTAATGGCAGGAATGTATGCTGTTTACCACGGTCCGAAAGGGTTGAACTATATCGCAGACCAGATCCACTTTAAAGCCAATGCTTTGAAAAGCGGACTGAAAGCATTAGGATACCAGGTAGTTGAAGAACCAATCTTCGATACGGTAAAAATCACGATGAGTGAGGATGAGAAAGGAAGACTGACGAGAATGATGCTTGACCACAGACTGAACCTGAATTATTTCACGGAAGGAGTGGTAAGTATTGCGATCAACGAAAGTACAACATTGGAGAAATTAAATTATCTGATGGCTTCTTTTGCTCAGTTTAAAGATAAGCAGACTTTCAAATTAGAAATTAAAGAAGGATACAGCATTCCTGAAGAATTGTTAAGAAAAGACGAAATTCTTACGGAGCAGGTATTCAACAAATACCATACAGAAACAGAACTGATGCGTTACATCAAACGTCTTGAAAGAAAAGACCTTTCGTTAACGCATTCCATGATCTCCCTTGGATCTTGTACAATGAAACTGAATGCAGCAACTCAGATGCTTCCGCTTTCATGGGCAGACTGGGGAAGTGTACACCCGTTTGTACCGGTAGATCAGGCCGGAGGTTACCAGGAAATGATCAAAGAACTTGAAAAAGATCTTGCCGAGATCACAGGTTTTGCAGGAACTTCATTGCAGCCGAATTCAGGAGCTCAGGGAGAATATGCAGGATTAATGGTCATCAGAGAATACCACATTTCAAGAGGTGAAGGCCACAGAAATGTAGTACTGATTCCTCAGTCTGCACACGGAACCAACCCTGCATCTGCAGCAATGGCCGGAATGAAGATTGTGGTGGTTAAAAACCTTGAAAACGGAGAAATTGATTTCGAAGATTTAAAAGCTAAAACAGAACAGCATTCTGAGAATTTGTCTTGTGTGATGATCACGTATCCGTCAACGTACGGATTCTTCGATGCCAACATTAAAGAAATTACCAGCCTGATCCACGAGCACGGCGGACAGGTTTATATGGATGGAGCCAATATGAACGCTCAGGTAGGATTCACAATCCCTGGAAACATTGGAGCAGACGTTTGTCACCTGAACTTACACAAAACCTTTGCAATTCCTCACGGAGGAGGAGGCCCTGGAGTTGGACCGATCTGTGTTGCCAAGCACCTCGTTCCTTTCCTTCCTTCCAATGCGAATATCAAAATCGGTTCTAAAGAGGCGATCGACGGTATTTCTGCAGCACCTTACGGTTCCGGATTAATCCTTAATATTTCTTATTCTTATATTAAAATGTTAGGAACAGACGGATTGAAAAAAGCAACCGGACATGCTATCTTGAACGCGAATTATCTTAAAGAAATATTGGCTGAGCATTTCCCGATCTTGTATTCAAACGAAAATGGAAGAGTAGCCCACGAATGTATTGTAGATTTCCGTCAGTTCAAATCCCTTGGAATTGAAGTAGCAGATGTTGCGAAGAGATTAATGGACTATGGTTTCCATGCACCTACCGTTTCTTTCCCTGTAGCCGGAACACTGATGATTGAGCCTACAGAATCTGAAAGCAAATCTGAAATCGACCGTTTTGCAGAAGCATTAATCTCCATCAAAAAAGAAATTGATGAGATTGGTAACGGAGAGGCAGATCCTGCGAACAACGTCCTTAAAAATGCGCCGCACACTGAGCAGCTGGTGATCTCAGATTCATGGGATAAACCATACAGCAGAGAAAAGGCAGCGTATCCGTTAGAGTGGGTGAGAGATCACAAATTCTTCGCTTCCGTATCCAGAGTGGATGAAGCATATGGAGACAGAAATCTGGTATGTACCTGTGAGCCGATTGAAGCTTATATGTAA
- a CDS encoding DcaP family trimeric outer membrane transporter produces the protein MTKRKRNGAMIPAFATMALISIQTKTHAQITIANTPPSTSGKKWSAYLKGFIQADAMLDFQDVGFKDGFISPTIAIPQHHSISSHYSVKQSQIGIGIRQSHSSGDSGLSAYLEIDFMAPNGTTSPRFRQGYIQWKNWLAGQTWSNFADVDIFPNIFDFVGPNGVMLSRSFQIRYSKKLSEKGQVSFSLEDPGEISITTPEAHHKWKKKNLIPVLTALYRYGNSRDYIKAGGIVLPVNFENGKTYTATGFGGLISFRKSINSDNIRFQTSYGTGFSRNNQALSGSGYDAVFNPETNKLETLALFNIIGIYEHLWAPKWSSTAYYSYSQIGRKTHDEQEDYEVFSKCIDQSCLPAG, from the coding sequence ATGACGAAAAGAAAACGGAACGGAGCTATGATCCCGGCATTCGCCACGATGGCCCTTATCTCAATTCAGACAAAAACTCATGCACAGATAACAATCGCCAATACCCCACCCAGCACATCCGGAAAAAAATGGTCTGCTTATTTAAAAGGATTTATACAGGCAGATGCTATGCTCGATTTTCAGGACGTAGGATTTAAAGACGGTTTTATCAGCCCTACGATTGCTATTCCCCAGCATCATTCCATAAGCAGCCACTACAGTGTAAAGCAATCACAGATCGGAATAGGAATAAGACAATCCCATTCATCCGGAGATTCAGGTCTTTCCGCTTATTTAGAAATTGATTTTATGGCTCCCAACGGAACGACTTCTCCCAGGTTCAGGCAAGGTTATATACAATGGAAAAACTGGCTGGCTGGCCAGACCTGGAGCAATTTTGCGGATGTTGATATTTTTCCCAACATATTTGATTTCGTTGGTCCTAATGGTGTAATGCTTTCAAGATCCTTCCAGATCCGCTACTCAAAAAAGCTTTCTGAAAAAGGGCAGGTATCATTTTCTCTGGAAGACCCAGGTGAAATCAGCATTACAACACCTGAAGCCCACCATAAATGGAAGAAGAAAAACTTAATCCCCGTCTTAACAGCTTTATACCGGTATGGAAACAGCAGAGATTATATCAAAGCCGGAGGCATCGTTTTGCCTGTTAATTTTGAAAACGGTAAAACATATACAGCTACAGGCTTCGGAGGGCTGATCTCGTTCAGAAAATCAATTAATTCCGATAACATCAGGTTTCAGACCTCGTATGGAACCGGATTTTCGAGAAATAACCAGGCTTTAAGCGGATCAGGTTATGATGCCGTTTTTAACCCGGAAACCAATAAACTGGAAACTCTGGCTCTTTTCAATATCATAGGTATTTATGAGCATTTGTGGGCTCCTAAGTGGAGCTCGACTGCATACTACAGCTATTCTCAAATAGGGAGAAAAACACATGACGAACAGGAAGATTATGAGGTGTTTTCAAAATGCATCGATCAATCTTGTTTACCAGCTGGATAA
- a CDS encoding J domain-containing protein produces the protein MKDYYYFLGISQDASEEDIKKAYRKLSLKYHPDKNDNDDFFAGRFREIQEAYEILSDSGRRRTYDQNLENHQKSFRYHVPPSIKTFTANKVHAKKGEEIIINWQTSNADVVKILPFGLEKPFGERIFKITEFKDGKFQLLLHATNSLLHKTAVQGITITEVFESDGAQFKNSVEEMFKPQPRTRINTSGQPKIMMLIWGVLILAAAIYFLVKNFG, from the coding sequence ATGAAAGATTACTACTATTTTCTCGGGATTTCTCAGGATGCTTCAGAAGAAGACATCAAAAAAGCCTATAGAAAATTATCTTTAAAATACCATCCTGATAAAAATGATAATGATGATTTCTTTGCCGGACGTTTCCGTGAAATCCAGGAGGCGTATGAAATATTGAGTGATAGTGGAAGGAGACGTACCTATGATCAGAATCTGGAAAACCATCAGAAAAGTTTCAGATATCATGTTCCGCCTTCTATTAAAACATTTACGGCGAATAAAGTTCATGCAAAAAAAGGGGAGGAGATCATCATTAACTGGCAGACGAGCAATGCCGATGTGGTGAAAATACTGCCTTTTGGCCTTGAAAAGCCTTTCGGAGAAAGAATTTTTAAGATCACGGAATTTAAGGATGGAAAATTCCAGCTTCTGCTTCATGCGACCAATTCATTGCTGCACAAAACTGCCGTGCAGGGAATTACCATTACAGAGGTATTTGAGAGTGATGGTGCACAATTCAAGAACAGTGTGGAAGAAATGTTTAAGCCTCAACCTCGAACGCGAATCAATACATCAGGTCAGCCAAAGATCATGATGCTGATCTGGGGTGTTCTTATTCTGGCTGCAGCCATTTATTTTTTAGTGAAAAACTTCGGATAG
- a CDS encoding RNA polymerase sigma factor has translation MEVVEEITMPQEEKASIISQTVSKYGGKLMSYIRPKVKNTEDAEDILQEVWFQFSSLTNLSEIVNVGGWLYRVTANKITDRYRKKKTENLEDFVYEDEDGSFSIKDILLLDESAGPEVKMFQDEIWKKLFEALDELPEKQRLVYVENELNDKTLQQIADEQGENIKTIISRKNYAVKHLRNRLQKLYEDLNS, from the coding sequence ATGGAGGTTGTCGAAGAAATAACAATGCCACAGGAGGAGAAAGCAAGTATCATCTCACAAACCGTTTCAAAGTACGGAGGAAAGCTGATGTCCTATATTCGTCCGAAAGTGAAAAACACTGAAGATGCGGAAGATATTCTGCAGGAAGTGTGGTTTCAGTTCAGCAGTCTGACCAATCTTTCTGAGATTGTGAATGTGGGCGGCTGGCTGTACAGGGTAACAGCAAATAAAATTACGGACCGTTACCGCAAAAAGAAAACAGAAAATCTGGAAGATTTCGTGTATGAAGATGAGGATGGGAGCTTTTCCATCAAGGATATCCTGTTGCTGGATGAAAGCGCCGGTCCTGAAGTCAAGATGTTTCAGGATGAAATCTGGAAAAAACTGTTTGAGGCATTGGATGAACTTCCCGAAAAGCAAAGACTGGTTTACGTAGAAAATGAACTGAACGATAAAACCCTGCAGCAGATTGCAGATGAACAGGGAGAAAATATCAAGACCATTATCAGCAGGAAAAATTATGCTGTGAAGCATTTGAGAAACAGACTCCAGAAATTATACGAAGATTTAAATAGTTAG